One stretch of Flavobacteriales bacterium DNA includes these proteins:
- a CDS encoding PKD domain-containing protein, producing MSKTFYILLLQIVVMLVLLINNKVLGQCNQINDFNNGWYAQGGNWDILGAGNIVHQTVNGADVYFLNGSQLINTSISGSIRTDDNDDDQMGFVFGVQGTIGVGNFHYYLFQWDEGGNGNGMYIREIDQNGVTTLFSDPGNYWVRHFNHNFIIDYFATGFSVTIDGTLVHTENASMSPGEFGFYNRSQADVTYSNLIYTGIFDYTLVRDSICQATNVQAFLEPGFYDLSTVSWDMGDGTVYNNLESVSHNYNAPGEYNITCVGTDLNGCVGTVTKSVQVLPQPTASFQYVNTCTGDQADFFNSSMVLSSDVIETYEWSIGTETSNNEDVTLTFNNNGVYTVRLEVETVFGCVDDSVNTITIYESPTSNFMVTDGCLNEFVDVTNSSTSAEGVITANMWSFGDASPVTLVQSLEETPQYEYFQPGVYDVRLIVETEYGCRDTAFQTTERFAVPVASFYASNACVYDSVQIESTALINSPGVISSITWDYGDGNTSTNYEENHKYNAVGTYSITLLVESSDGCIAQDNQNVEVYPAPISSFQTNTVCDNEGATLFQNSSSISSGAIMISNWSFGDNSNESVTNPSHQYALPGIYSAELISISDNGCVDTLVNPVTVKASPIASFSLNRLSGCSPLCVDFLDQTQVNSSSLVSQEWFFDNNRLGIGSTFSNCFENNSNEEDVTIDMKYIVTNDVGCEDTLLLEDYLTVYHNPIADFSIIPPVTNMYEREIKTINNSIGTDGYLWFLTDTDISEEFEPVYEYPDTGKFEVLLIAYTQNNCVDSLYQSLLIEPVENIYVPNAFSPNGDGANDVFNVASFGIKENGFLLQIYNRWGEVIFETDDLFEGWNGTEKGEPCEADVYVYSVTYVDLSDVISKFRGTVALIR from the coding sequence ATGAGTAAAACTTTTTACATACTATTACTTCAAATTGTTGTAATGCTGGTATTGTTAATAAACAATAAAGTGTTGGGGCAATGTAACCAAATTAATGATTTCAATAATGGGTGGTATGCACAAGGGGGGAATTGGGATATTTTGGGAGCAGGTAATATCGTTCATCAAACAGTAAATGGAGCTGATGTCTATTTTTTGAATGGTAGCCAGCTTATCAATACATCGATCTCAGGAAGTATTAGAACCGATGATAATGACGATGATCAAATGGGGTTTGTTTTTGGAGTGCAAGGGACAATAGGAGTAGGGAATTTTCATTATTATTTATTTCAATGGGATGAAGGTGGTAACGGTAATGGGATGTATATTAGAGAAATAGATCAAAATGGGGTGACAACTCTTTTTTCTGATCCAGGGAATTATTGGGTGCGACATTTTAATCATAATTTTATCATTGATTATTTTGCCACAGGCTTTTCGGTGACTATTGATGGTACTTTAGTTCACACGGAAAATGCTTCAATGTCTCCAGGTGAATTTGGGTTTTATAATAGGTCGCAAGCAGATGTGACTTATTCTAACTTAATTTATACAGGAATATTTGATTATACATTAGTAAGAGACTCTATTTGTCAAGCGACTAATGTGCAGGCTTTTTTAGAACCAGGATTCTATGATCTATCAACAGTTTCATGGGATATGGGGGACGGTACAGTATACAATAATCTTGAAAGTGTCTCACATAATTATAATGCTCCAGGGGAGTATAATATCACATGTGTAGGAACAGACCTTAATGGCTGCGTAGGAACAGTAACAAAATCAGTGCAAGTACTACCTCAGCCAACTGCTTCTTTTCAGTATGTGAATACATGTACTGGAGACCAAGCTGATTTTTTTAATTCATCAATGGTTCTTTCCTCAGATGTAATAGAAACTTATGAATGGAGTATTGGTACTGAAACGTCAAACAATGAAGATGTAACACTTACATTCAATAATAATGGAGTTTACACAGTTCGGTTAGAAGTAGAGACAGTATTTGGATGTGTGGATGATAGTGTAAATACAATTACGATATATGAATCTCCTACCTCGAATTTTATGGTAACTGATGGTTGTTTAAATGAGTTTGTTGATGTTACGAATAGTTCTACTTCGGCTGAAGGTGTTATTACTGCTAATATGTGGAGTTTTGGAGATGCTTCTCCTGTAACACTTGTTCAAAGTCTTGAGGAAACACCTCAATACGAGTATTTCCAACCAGGAGTTTATGATGTTCGTTTAATCGTTGAAACAGAGTATGGGTGTAGAGATACAGCTTTTCAAACAACAGAACGTTTTGCGGTTCCGGTAGCTAGTTTTTATGCTAGCAATGCCTGTGTGTATGACAGTGTTCAAATAGAAAGTACAGCTTTAATTAACTCACCAGGAGTTATTAGTAGTATTACTTGGGATTATGGAGATGGCAATACTTCGACTAACTATGAAGAAAATCATAAATATAATGCAGTAGGAACTTATTCGATAACATTATTAGTTGAGTCATCTGACGGTTGTATTGCTCAGGATAACCAAAATGTTGAGGTTTACCCTGCGCCAATTTCTAGTTTTCAAACCAATACAGTTTGTGATAATGAAGGAGCAACACTTTTTCAAAATTCATCAAGCATTTCTTCAGGAGCTATCATGATTTCAAATTGGAGCTTCGGAGACAATTCAAATGAAAGTGTTACCAACCCATCTCATCAATATGCTTTACCAGGAATTTATTCGGCGGAGTTGATCTCGATCTCTGATAATGGTTGTGTAGATACATTGGTAAACCCTGTCACGGTTAAGGCGTCTCCTATTGCAAGTTTTTCCTTGAATCGCCTTAGTGGTTGTTCACCATTATGTGTCGATTTTCTAGATCAAACGCAAGTAAATTCTAGTAGTTTGGTGAGTCAAGAGTGGTTTTTTGATAACAATAGGCTGGGAATAGGAAGTACATTCTCTAACTGTTTTGAAAATAATTCTAATGAAGAGGATGTTACAATTGATATGAAATACATTGTAACCAATGATGTTGGTTGTGAAGATACCTTACTTTTGGAAGATTATCTTACTGTTTACCATAACCCAATCGCTGATTTTAGTATCATTCCTCCTGTTACCAATATGTATGAGAGAGAAATCAAAACAATCAATAACAGTATAGGAACGGATGGTTATTTGTGGTTCTTAACAGATACAGATATTTCGGAAGAGTTTGAACCTGTTTATGAATACCCAGATACAGGAAAGTTTGAGGTGTTGTTGATAGCTTATACTCAAAATAATTGTGTAGATAGTTTGTATCAAAGTTTATTAATTGAGCCGGTTGAAAATATCTACGTGCCTAATGCTTTCTCTCCCAATGGGGATGGTGCAAATGATGTTTTTAATGTAGCATCTTTTGGGATCAAGGAAAATGGCTTCTTATTGCAAATTTACAACCGTTGGGGAGAAGTGATTTTTGAAACAGACGATTTATTTGAAGGTTGGAATGGTACTGAAAAAGGGGAGCCTTGCGAAGCAGATGTTTATGTGTATAGTGTCACGTATGTTGACTTAAGCGATGTAATTAGTAAGTTTAGAGGAACAGTAGCTTTAATTCGTTAA
- a CDS encoding M43 family zinc metalloprotease, translated as MLKYSFIVFYLLFIVSDIVAQGFCGHHTHPITKDEMKEVIRLSRLGETKAIGCRENNVYTVPVVIHVMHTGQSVGSGINISDAQATSLIDALNRDFRATHSISQRGVYVDTRIDFCLAKQDPSGNPTTGITRHNCSSVGNYATRGIRVFTPGTGGVTPRSIASRPGATWDVNRYLNIWVISEIDNQGQNNVNTFSGGYLGFAPLSPTAGTTPTQMWNTNLADPDGGTMPGVAGCFIVASACLGVNTSAQANSAGYFFWNQRLAYQGRVGTHEIGHYFGLPHTFSDFNPNVCSNGDGIGDTGNARVVANACSGGCNNQNVENYMDYNNQNCIGEFTAGQRTVMRSRMSGGFSTMTQCAKCEPRYDLSIDNVTVNKNDCDLTFTGNIDVTNIGTQTLNNFKIRYRVNNGAWTTYTWTGILSSGNATTISIPNISGVNGANSFEVEVRVNTLNTSNSDQEVSNNNGVRNFTMNQPPAVSIVASKTAICIGESAVLTASGSSTYSWDNGLGTSAVQTVSPSTATTYSVTGTTSGCQTTANVQIQYIPHSPPSVTANATSQALCMGDNVTLTGSGALNYTWDHGVTDGTAFSPTSTVTYTVRGTDVNGCSNDAQVQVVVNPLPTVVAQSTKDTACTGNTVVFSGGGAQSYSWTNGVTDGVSYLPTVSGTYTVTGTDANGCVNQDQVYLEVLPSPNVSLSLTEVNLCKDETVSVSASGGVSYFWNNYETTNAITVTYPTSLDSVSVYGIDNIDYCSTYVAIPLNQSNMETSLIPSYRMCQGDSLQIEVQQVGGVGVSYAWNLGLGDTNVHTITPNLTTNYTVVATDAYGCDDTLSTEVEVIAYPNMSLTHDTVVLCRGETELVVASGADSYLWNIGGTNASITLDYPLGVDSIVLTGVNDGLCEQQKILYVGESFMENTITSSLVMCEGDMVTIAVESTDLNSSFSWDNGLPAIEAHQVSPLSTTVYNVVVTDNYECRDTLTTEITVIQTPNLILDQSEVVLCSGDEVVVSASGANVYSWNTGDTVSQVTVSYPSGLDSLKLRGVNGGACVGEVSIPIKQSQIDGVISGAQHICEGDNATIIVSGTTPNITYEWNQGLPNSNYHIVSPSTTTEYQVVLVDDLMCRDSLSSIIYVDTVPSLSVSPTSVSICQGVATTFTPSGANSYVWSTGDTIAELTSVFEYSTTLTLTGINGGCSQQLSIPVQVNPNAVVIADANTYSINTGEGIQFFNTGSIASTYLWDFGDGGTSIMGNPYHIYNTAGAYYVVLSGVEGDCSSSDSVLVYVGYVGVEENSQNTIKIYPNPSSGIFNIKSTEVDWTHTLVHDAIGRLVYSAEQENILDLSYLSDGVYTVSLVGNKSIRHLKVQVKK; from the coding sequence ATGCTTAAATATAGTTTCATTGTTTTTTATTTGTTGTTTATCGTTTCAGATATAGTTGCTCAAGGTTTTTGTGGGCATCATACACACCCTATTACTAAAGATGAAATGAAAGAGGTTATTCGTTTGTCGAGGTTGGGAGAGACTAAAGCGATTGGATGTAGGGAAAATAATGTATATACAGTTCCCGTAGTTATCCATGTTATGCATACCGGACAGTCTGTAGGCAGTGGTATTAATATTTCAGATGCGCAAGCCACTTCATTAATAGACGCATTAAATAGAGATTTTAGAGCGACACATTCTATATCGCAAAGAGGTGTTTATGTAGATACACGAATAGATTTTTGTTTAGCTAAACAAGATCCAAGTGGTAATCCAACAACAGGTATTACACGACACAATTGCAGTTCTGTCGGAAATTATGCTACTAGAGGAATTAGAGTGTTTACACCTGGAACAGGAGGAGTTACACCACGTTCTATAGCTTCAAGACCTGGGGCAACTTGGGATGTAAATAGGTACTTAAATATCTGGGTGATTAGTGAGATTGATAATCAAGGACAAAATAATGTGAATACTTTTTCTGGTGGTTATCTAGGTTTTGCACCATTAAGTCCAACAGCAGGAACAACACCTACTCAAATGTGGAATACCAATTTAGCAGATCCAGATGGAGGAACTATGCCAGGGGTCGCAGGGTGCTTTATCGTAGCCTCTGCTTGTTTAGGAGTAAATACCTCGGCACAAGCCAATTCTGCCGGATATTTCTTTTGGAATCAGCGATTAGCCTATCAGGGAAGAGTAGGAACGCACGAAATTGGTCATTATTTTGGATTGCCACACACTTTCTCAGATTTTAACCCCAATGTTTGTTCAAATGGAGATGGTATTGGAGATACTGGGAATGCTAGAGTAGTGGCTAACGCTTGTTCTGGAGGTTGTAACAATCAGAATGTTGAGAATTACATGGACTATAATAATCAAAATTGTATTGGAGAGTTCACAGCAGGTCAAAGAACTGTAATGCGTTCTCGAATGTCAGGAGGGTTTAGTACGATGACACAATGTGCCAAATGTGAACCCAGGTACGATTTAAGTATTGATAATGTAACAGTCAATAAAAATGATTGTGACCTAACATTTACGGGGAATATTGATGTGACTAATATTGGTACACAAACTTTAAATAATTTTAAGATCAGGTATAGAGTCAATAATGGAGCTTGGACAACCTATACTTGGACTGGAATATTGTCTTCAGGAAACGCTACCACCATATCAATTCCGAATATTTCTGGGGTAAATGGAGCCAATAGCTTTGAAGTGGAAGTAAGGGTAAACACCTTAAATACCTCTAATTCTGATCAAGAAGTTTCAAATAACAATGGGGTGAGAAATTTCACTATGAATCAGCCTCCAGCAGTATCAATAGTCGCTTCAAAAACAGCAATATGCATAGGAGAATCGGCCGTTTTAACAGCTTCAGGTTCTAGTACTTACAGTTGGGATAATGGTCTGGGGACTAGCGCTGTTCAAACAGTGTCTCCAAGTACGGCGACAACGTATAGTGTAACAGGTACCACCTCAGGTTGTCAAACTACAGCTAATGTCCAGATTCAATATATACCTCACTCACCTCCTAGTGTAACCGCAAATGCCACTTCTCAAGCTCTCTGTATGGGAGATAATGTTACACTTACTGGAAGTGGTGCGCTAAATTATACGTGGGATCATGGGGTAACTGATGGAACGGCATTTTCACCAACTTCAACGGTTACTTATACTGTTCGAGGCACAGATGTCAATGGGTGTAGTAATGATGCTCAAGTTCAGGTGGTAGTGAACCCATTACCAACAGTTGTTGCTCAGTCTACTAAAGATACAGCGTGTACTGGAAATACAGTTGTCTTTTCTGGAGGGGGAGCTCAATCTTATTCATGGACCAATGGTGTAACAGATGGGGTTAGCTATTTGCCAACAGTCTCAGGAACATATACAGTAACAGGAACCGATGCTAATGGTTGTGTAAATCAAGATCAGGTCTATTTGGAAGTTCTCCCATCTCCCAATGTTTCACTATCATTAACAGAAGTAAATTTATGTAAAGATGAAACAGTTAGTGTTTCCGCTTCTGGGGGAGTAAGTTATTTTTGGAATAATTATGAAACAACAAATGCTATTACTGTGACCTACCCCACTTCTTTAGATTCGGTAAGCGTATATGGAATAGATAATATTGATTATTGCTCTACCTATGTTGCTATTCCATTAAACCAAAGTAATATGGAAACGTCTTTAATACCATCTTATCGTATGTGTCAAGGAGATAGCCTTCAGATAGAAGTGCAACAAGTAGGTGGAGTAGGAGTCAGTTATGCTTGGAACTTAGGTTTGGGAGATACAAATGTTCATACCATAACGCCCAATTTAACAACAAATTATACTGTCGTTGCAACCGATGCCTATGGTTGTGATGATACCCTGTCTACAGAAGTCGAAGTGATTGCTTATCCTAACATGTCATTGACGCATGATACAGTTGTGTTGTGTAGGGGAGAAACAGAGTTAGTTGTAGCCTCAGGAGCAGATTCTTACCTCTGGAATATTGGGGGGACAAATGCGTCAATAACATTAGATTACCCTTTAGGCGTTGATTCTATTGTTTTGACTGGTGTCAATGATGGATTGTGTGAACAACAAAAAATACTATATGTCGGAGAAAGCTTTATGGAGAATACAATTACCAGTTCCTTGGTAATGTGTGAGGGAGATATGGTTACAATAGCTGTTGAATCGACCGACCTTAATTCCTCCTTTTCATGGGATAATGGATTGCCTGCAATTGAAGCACATCAGGTTTCTCCACTTTCAACAACAGTGTATAATGTTGTTGTAACAGATAATTATGAATGTCGCGATACATTAACCACTGAGATTACTGTTATTCAAACTCCTAACCTTATATTAGACCAAAGTGAAGTAGTCTTGTGCTCAGGTGATGAAGTTGTTGTATCGGCTTCTGGCGCAAATGTGTATAGTTGGAATACAGGAGATACAGTAAGTCAAGTCACGGTGTCTTATCCATCAGGATTGGATAGTTTAAAGTTACGAGGGGTTAATGGAGGAGCTTGTGTAGGAGAGGTTAGTATTCCAATTAAGCAAAGTCAGATAGATGGTGTTATTTCTGGAGCTCAACATATTTGTGAAGGCGATAATGCGACAATAATCGTGAGTGGAACAACACCTAATATAACTTATGAATGGAACCAAGGACTCCCTAATTCAAATTATCATATTGTATCGCCATCTACTACAACAGAATATCAAGTGGTTTTGGTAGACGATTTAATGTGTAGAGATAGCTTAAGTTCAATTATTTATGTTGATACTGTTCCTAGTTTATCTGTATCTCCAACTTCTGTATCTATTTGTCAAGGGGTTGCTACGACGTTTACTCCAAGTGGAGCGAACAGTTACGTATGGAGTACAGGAGATACAATAGCTGAATTAACCTCAGTATTTGAATATTCAACAACATTAACGTTAACTGGTATAAACGGTGGGTGTAGTCAGCAATTATCAATACCAGTTCAAGTCAACCCCAATGCAGTTGTGATAGCTGATGCAAATACCTATAGCATTAATACAGGGGAAGGGATACAGTTTTTTAATACTGGGTCTATTGCTTCCACTTATTTATGGGACTTTGGAGACGGGGGGACGTCAATAATGGGAAATCCATATCATATTTATAATACAGCAGGAGCATATTATGTTGTGCTTTCTGGTGTAGAAGGGGATTGCTCAAGTTCAGATTCTGTTTTAGTTTATGTTGGTTATGTTGGTGTAGAAGAAAATAGCCAAAATACGATCAAAATATATCCTAATCCATCATCAGGAATTTTTAATATAAAGAGTACTGAAGTAGATTGGACGCACACTCTAGTGCATGATGCTATAGGTCGATTGGTTTATTCAGCAGAGCAAGAGAATATCCTAGATTTAAGTTATTTGTCGGATGGGGTTTATACCGTTTCATTGGTTGGTAACAAGAGTATCCGTCATCTAAAAGTTCAAGTAAAAAAATAA